The following proteins are encoded in a genomic region of Ursus arctos isolate Adak ecotype North America unplaced genomic scaffold, UrsArc2.0 scaffold_32, whole genome shotgun sequence:
- the TRNP1 gene encoding TMF-regulated nuclear protein 1 has protein sequence MPGCRISACGPGAQEGTAEPGSPPPPPRELLSSPQPPPPTPTLTPTQAQVSPPADAAPAWTGSAEGLELQRWRLGANGAAGGTGPAGGAAAAAAAGAGGRALELAEARRRLLEVEGRRRLVSELESRVLQLHRVFLAAELRLAHRAESLGRLSGGVAQAELYLAAHGSRLKKGPRRGRRGRPPALLASALGLGGCVPWGAGRLRRGHGPEPDSPFRRSPPRGPASPQR, from the coding sequence atgCCGGGCTGCCGCATCAGCGCCTGCGGCCCGGGGGCCCAGGAAGGGACCGCGGAACCGGggtccccgccgccgccgccccgggaGCTCCTGTCGTCCCCtcagcccccgcccccaactcCGACCTTGACTCCGACCCAGGCTCAGGTCTCGCCGCCCGCGGACGCGGCTCCGGCGTGGACGGGCTCGGCGGAGGGGCTGGAGCTGCAGCGCTGGCGCCTGGGCGCTAACGGGGCCGCGGGGGGCACCGGGCCGGCagggggcgcggcggcggcggcggcggcgggagccgGGGGCCGCGCGCTGGAGTTGGCCGAAGCGCGGCGGCGACTGCTGGAGGTGGAGGGCCGCCGGCGCCTGGTGTCGGAGCTGGAGAGCCGTGTGCTGCAGCTGCACCGCGTCTTTCTGGCGGCCGAGCTGCGCCTGGCGCACCGCGCCGAGAGCCTGGGCCGCCTCAGCGGCGGCGTGGCGCAGGCCGAGCTCTACCTGGCGGCGCACGGCTCGCGCCTCAAGAAGGGCCCGCGCCGAGGCCGCCGCGGCCGCCCGCCGGCGCTGCTCGCCTCGGCGTTAGGCCTGGGTGGTTGCGTGCCCTGGGGCGCCGGGCGCCTGCGGCGGGGCCACGGCCCGGAGCCCGACTCGCCCTTCCGCCGAAGCCCGCCCCGCGGCCCCGCCTCCCCCCAGCGCTGA